Proteins found in one Plasmodium relictum strain SGS1 genome assembly, chromosome: 13 genomic segment:
- the PP7 gene encoding serine/threonine protein phosphatase, putative, with translation MVSYNVKDIVMIYGHKSIIQHIQNIKNEKGNLYKIYAAKYTNKIGYTNGIYRNKKIYDTDDLIIFCSVDSIKLYDEKESACIMIQKIFRGFLAKKNFYSFVCCTVWRKFEHLHEHLTLNSHEEIYKPLVKIIKKDMKKGKIQFSSKCFSSNSNQFSRASTISYESSFYATKVPQLKDKIDKKFAMEMFQFFLTSKNITLPYNLVYTILDKTKKMLEENIKSSIINIDMSKKSKDRDVHGQLRDVLWLFNRFGPPSSNNIYIFNGDIADRGENATEIFLLLFTFKLSNYDNVVINRGNHECSYMNEVYGFYNEVISKYDNTIFDLFQNIFELLSLAVNIQNKIFVVHGGLCRYKNVTLKEINSLNRKKCEILHPEKYEDTIIFDLLWSDPQNKNGIGDNARGNNCISFGPDITDIFLKNNDLDILIRSHQVPKNLKGIESHHEGKCITLFSASNYCNKIKNLGAIIIFNQDLTFEVQEYMSPTLEKIRETFEENKKLREKVLHYSKILELEKNEQKKNKKISCEGLMNDILSCLSALICNEKNSLWNNLYRKDKQKTGIVNINTWTEELEKVSKIKNVPWIYLCKKLKIIENNCVNYNNVLSRFKVNYAPNEKFINTEWKNECFEHLYETLLKADLSLRETLMVFDKNLDGKVTFSEFEQVLKDLNIDLSIVQIRILMRLINSNSLCKKNKILENDKIDVAEFIGKMRVCYRLSINKEYINNEKIKKLIETIGKYILSDSTDIANFHYKFYEENNLRNNSERRKRSSVIKAVALFQKFKNYDHFGNGYLDYNDFVKAIKTFDMNKISKEVDFEVNDNILLELAKSIDITKSCKINFLEFLQAFYIVNKSKYSYVDEIWCHICTVIYENKVPLKKCLKYLEDSTQGKITSLHFRYVLLELNKILQQQKYEMNKPLTDEQIDLLAYTVEADDKVNYTEFLNSFKPVYIYPN, from the exons ATGGTGAGTTATAATGTTAAAGATATTGTGATGATATATGGTCATAAATCAATTATTCAACatattcaaaatataaaaaatgaaaaaggaaatttgtataaaatatatgcagCAAAgtatacaaataaaattgGTTATACAAATGGGatttatagaaataaaaaaatatatgacaCAGatgatttaataatattttgttcTGTTGattcaataaaattatatgatg AAAAAGAGAGTGCATGCATAATGATACAAAAGATATTCAGGGGATTTTTAGCTAAGAAAAATTTCTATTCTTTTGTTTGTTGTACTGTTTGGAGAAAGTTCGAACATTTGCATGAACATTTAACTCTAAATAGTCAtga AGAAATTTATAAACCtttagtaaaaataataaaaaaagatatgaaAAAGGGAAAAATTCAGTTTTCATCTAAATGTTTTTCAAGTAATTCAAATCAGTTTTCTCGTGCTTCTACCATTTCTTATGAA TCTAGTTTTTATGCAACTAAAGTTCCAcaattaaaagataaaattgataaaaaatttgCTATGGAAATGTTTcagttttttttaacatctaaaaat ATTACATTGCCCTATAATTTGGTGTATACAATATtagataaaacaaaaaaaatgctagaagaaaatataaagagTTCTATAATAAACATAGATATGTCTAAAAAATCGAAAGATA GAGATGTCCATGGACAGTTACGTGATGTTCTTTGGTTATTCAACAGATTTGGCCCACCATCATCAAATAatat atatatttttaatggtGATATAGCTGATAGGGGAGAAAATGCCACGGagatatttttacttttatttacttttaaattAAGTAATTACGATAATGTAGTAATTAATAGAGGAAATCATGAATGCTCATATATGAATGAAGTATATGGATTTTATAATGAAG ttaTTTCTAAATATGACAATACTATCTTTgatttatttcaaaatattttcgAGTTGTTAAGTCTAGCAGTGAATATTCAaa ataaaatatttgttGTTCACGGGGGATTATGCAGATATAAAAACGTaacattaaaagaaataaattctTTGAATAGAAAGAAGTGTGAAATTTTACATCCGGAAAAATATGAAGATACAATAATTTTTGATTTGTTATGGTCTGATCCCCAAAATAAAAACGGAATTGGGGATAATGCAAGAGGAAATAATTGTATAAGCTTCGGACCAGATATAacagatatatttttaaaaaataatgatttagATATTTTAATTCGATCTCATCAAGTTCCTAAGAATTTAAAAGGAATTGAAAGTCATCATGAAGGAAAATGTATTACATTATTTTCTGCATCAAATTattgtaataaaataaaaaatttaggtGCTATAATTATCTTTAACCAAGACTTAACTTTTGAAGTGCAAGAATATATGTCGCCAACTCTTGAAAAAATTAGAGAAACTTTtgaagaaaacaaaaaattaagagaAAAAGTCTTGCattattcaaaaatattagaactagaaaaaaat gaacaaaaaaaaaacaagaaaATATCTTGCGAAGGTTTAATGAACGATATTTTGAGTTGTTTGAGTGCATTAATTtgcaatgaaaaaaattcctTATGGAACAATTTATACAGAAAAGATAAACAAAAAACAGGAATCGTTAACATAAATACATGGac agaaGAACTAGAAAAAGTtagcaaaataaaaaatgttccCTGGatttatttatgtaaaaaattaaaaattattgaaaataattgtgtaaattataataatgtcTTAAGTAGATTTAAAGTAAATTATGCTCCTAACGAAAAGTTTATAAATACAGAATGGAAGAATGAATGTTTTGAACATTTATATGAAACTTTACTAAAAGCAGACTTAAGCTTAAGAGAAACTTTAATGGTATTTGATAAGAACTTAGATGGAAAGGTTACATTTTCTGAATTTGAACAAGttttaaaagatttaaatatag ATCTATCAATTGTACAAATCAGAATTTTAATGAGATTAATCAACAGTAACTccttatgtaaaaaaaataaaatattagaaaatgataaaattgaTGTAGCTGAATTTATTGGTAAAATGAGAGTGTGTTACCGTTTATCAATTAATAAGGAGTATATaaacaatgaaaaaataaaaaaattaatcgAAACAATtggtaaatatattttatctgATAGTACAGATATTGCTAATTTTCACTATAAATTTTACGAAGAAAATAACCTAAGGAATAATTCTGAGAGGAGAAAAAGATCAAGTGTAATAAAAGCTGTTgctttatttcaaaaattcaaaaattatGATCATTTTGGAAATG gtTATTTAGACTATAATGATTTTGTCAAAGCAATTAAAACATTTGACATGAATAAAATTAGTAAAGAAGTGGATTTTGAAgttaatgataatattttattagaa CTAGCTAAATCTATAGACATAACAAAGTCatgtaaaattaatttcCTTGAATTTTTACAAGCCTTTTATATTGtgaataaaagtaaatattCTTATGTAGACGAg atatggTGTCATATATGTACTGtcatatatgaaaataaggTACCCTTAAAAAAATGCTTGAAATACTTAGAAGATTCAACACAAGGAAAAATAACAAGTTTACATTTTAGATATGTCTTAttagaattaaataaaattttacaacAACAGAAATATGAAAT gaATAAGCCTTTAACAGACGAGCAAATAGATTTATTGGCATATACTGTAGAAGCAGATGATAAAGTAAATTATACTGAATTTTTGAATTCTTTTAAACCTGTTTATATTTATccaaattaa
- a CDS encoding calcium-dependent protein kinase, putative, which translates to MGNAFNKLIKNYNNLEKKKNEYKLGKVLGCGSFGVVRECINKETKEVYAVKIIKKKKKHKKNCNFEKMVKNEIKYLSIMSHENIIKFKDFFEDKNKFYIVLEKCEGGELFYKIVKNKCLMENESALIVRQICCALEYLHSNNIIHRDIKAENFLFKNKNTKNIKLIDFGMAKKVNCEYLTELCGSPHYISPELIRKKYTMSSDIWALGVMVFFMLTGKYPFEGKNTPKVVDEILNKNINWKSKEFSSLSIEAVDFLKKLLERNEKKRLTAYQALNHPWIKSQELN; encoded by the exons ATGGGAAATGCTttcaataaattaataaaaaattataacaacttagaaaaaaaaaaaaatgaatataagcTTGGTAAAGTTTTAGGCTGTGGATCTTTTGG GGTTGTTAGAGAATGTATTAACAAAGAAACAAAAGAAGTATATGCTgtcaaaataattaaaaaaaaaaaaaagcataaaAAGAATtgtaattttgaaaaaatggTTAAGAATgagataaaatatttatctaTAATGAGTcatgaaaatattataaagtttaaagatttttttgaagataagaataaattttatatagttTTAGAAAAATGTGAAGGAGGAGAGTTATTTTATAAGAtcgttaaaaataaatgtttaaTGGAAAATGAATCAGCTTTAATTGTTAGACAG atATGTTGTGCTTTAGAATACTTACattcaaataatattattcacagagatataaaa gcAGAAAATTTCttattcaaaaataaaaatactaaaaacataaaattaatagattTTGGAATGgctaaaaaa GTTAATTGTGAGTATTTAACTGAATTATGTGGATCACCTCATTATATTTCACCTGAACTTATAAg GAAAAAATACACAATGTCATCAGATATTTGGGCATTAGGTGTAATGGTTTTTTTCATGTTGACTGGAAAATACCCATTTGAAGGAAAAAACACACCAAAAGTTGTg gatgaaatattaaacaaaaatataaactgGAAAAGTAAagaattttcttctttatcaATTGAG gctgtagattttttaaaaaaacttttagaaagaaatgaaaaaaaaagattaacaGCATATCAAG caCTTAATCATCCATGGATAAAATCCCAAGAACtaaattaa
- the CYP52 gene encoding peptidyl-prolyl cis-trans isomerase, putative, which produces MSEVYSIEPKTSGKVIIYTSLGELEVLLFSNECPIACKNFIQLCLNNYYNKNKFFRVIPKFLIQTGDHTNTGLHNEYAFKEPFQNEYNSRLKFLYCGCLSFANLNIDKPSNGSQFFITLDKVEYLNNKSTLFGKVAKHSIYNLLKFNNIKTNKNDEPIEDIPYIEYIKIIENPFHHLVPYINYEDNLKDNKSNTKYEDLKRKEKKQLKYNLLSFNYNISGVDEGSENEEEENEKEKSGEEKEKKEENEEKINKEKNKEEKNEKEKINKKKETGKKKEEKNEEEKSIDKKSLDNTSSKYEIEIKKNNKANDFSRHSNELKKINANQFDTKNENDNPSLINKKKDEESKIEKINILKKRTNTIEAACNKKNKNPRSINELADLNEVYLKNMKKYKKMSKTEREKLSLKKLEEFDNRLKGLFLNSEKNNESMNHDWLNTDGLKFYVDSLNAYEYEDIKKNVVDSLETEKKKSYDSEFNMRKYIKQKNEDKELFK; this is translated from the exons ATGTCAGAAGTTTATAGTATTGAACCGAAAACATCAGGAAAAgtaattatatatactaGTTTGGGCGAATTAGAAGTTTTACTTTTTAGCAATGAATGCCCAATAGcttgtaaaaattttattcaattatgtttaaataattattataataaaaataaattttttcgaGTTATaccaaaatttttaattcaaacTGGAGATCACACAAATACTGGATTac ataATGAATATGCTTTTAAAGAACCATTTCAAAATGAATACAATAGTAGGCTAAAATTTCTATACTGTGGGTGTTTATCTTTTgctaatttaaatatagacAAACCATCTAATGGTagtcaattttttattacactAGATAAGgtagaatatttaaataataaaagtacaTTGTTTGGGAAAGTAGCAAAACACagtatttataatttactaAAATTTAACAACataaaaactaataaaaatgatgaacCCATAGAGGATATTCCATatattgaatatataaaaattattgaaaatcCGTTTCACCATTTGGTtccatatattaattatgaaGACAATTTAAAAGACAATAAATCAAATACAAAATATGaagatttaaaaagaaaagaaaaaaagcaACTAAAATATAATCTACTATCATTTAATTACAATATCAGTGGTGTAGACGAAGGAtctgaaaatgaagaagaagaaaatgaaaaggaGAAAAGCGGagaagaaaaagagaaaaaggaggaaaatgaagaaaagataaacaaagagaaaaataaagaagaaaagaatgaaaaagagaaaattaataaaaaaaaagaaacaggaaaaaaaaaagaagaaaaaaatgaagaggAGAAAagtattgataaaaaaagtttagaTAACACAAGTTCAAAATATGAaattgaaattaaaaaaaataataaagcaAATGACTTTAGCAGGCATagtaatgaattaaaaaaaataaatgccAATCAATTTGatacaaaaaatgaaaatgataatcCATCgttgataaataaaaaaaaagatgaagagtcaaaaatagaaaaaattaatatattaaaaaaaaggacaAACACTATAGAAGCAGCATgcaataagaaaaataaaaatccaAGAAGTATAAATGAACTTGCTGATTTA aatgaagtatatttaaagaatatgaaaaaatataaaaaaatgtctAAAACagaaagagaaaaattg tctttaaaaaaattagaagagTTTGATAACAGATTAAAAGGTCTTTTTTTAAACAGCG aaaaaaacaaTGAGTCTATGAATCATGATTGGTTAAATACTGATggattaaaattttatgtagATTCTTTAAAt gcTTATGAATATGAagacattaaaaaaaat gTGGTAGATTCATTGGAAactgagaaaaaaaaaagttatgaCTCTGAATTTAATATGcga aaatatataaaacaaaagaaTGAAGATAAAGAACTTTTTAAATAG
- a CDS encoding ankyrin, putative, with the protein MFKKKLLSLNKKKKKDIYFHKLKRIYVQLKILLHFININNGKIKLIFIKLLYKKIFHCKSLFDIKLNVLNLFLKKFRNKITYSVIKGKSNFINLQFELFSILNVKAQLNNYITFLINKIINHSIEKGNEKNYILKYYDTKKNKNLLLELIKILLYNYQERKKEKKEKEKKKKKGKGKGKGKEKEKEKEKEKEKNTHIMNNKNDYILLDDRKKVNKNSLNKKYTNINRLNKKKGNNFMFSEDNKNIKNENKEWFVEKTSVCLDNKSNENIEKKNIGCDSKYMDSNLFYDYMKQYFLSSVSEKKAIKKISIEEEYNKKKFNNDIYDKSYSCVSLNDKIISSHFIKNDVYNENRGMAYKSKENYINFLERKSNKQSNKFNGIIYKEIKVAYNEIFYKKLYKIFNKNKKKRIKNLICKNHIELYNLNCYTCKFIYSINKVYYRFKRVNIKKQQNNSKCIYNYNKINKYLKLNPIKWKNEHLHKEYDNTESYKCKKKKKKEKKGTKNKLEKIKKEKVFSNYIDKKEKKRGILKEEKKKKKENKRVHINICSDQNKKKHSVKKFVNNKSDEHETVEAYLINFCRNNDSIIEVNENINENNDLNYSELDVYMDEYRGNLENLSMIDNISDLQPIHLATKEGNIELIKNILKSGTDVNSKTRIRKFTPLHLSASKGDMESLKFLIDNNADINALSSDNETPLWCASISNHLNVCRYLLENGALLNLNLDEKYDSALHAASMMGNFEIVKLLTENGADISCLDLNLLEPVHYASFEGHKGIVKYLICQQIEQSLNKKMKEIVSIMKKYNVYTKNLEIHYYLKFKSIFKKRITSKILCCAITSGNYKIVDIILKKGADPNYFDVRLQLFPIHAASITGNIKIFKSLVKRGANIFMKTSCNNLPIDLTEDNEIKQFIMQHSRKINLRNAWIIRLKRKNHIISLLSYDIFYYLCTFF; encoded by the coding sequence atgtttaaaaaaaaactattgtctttaaataaaaaaaaaaagaaagatatatattttcataaattaaaaaggatATATgtacaattaaaaattttactacattttataaatataaacaatGGTAAAATTAaactcatttttattaaattgctatataagaaaatttttcattGTAAATCCTTATTTGATATTAAACTAAATGTTCTTAatttatttctaaaaaaattcagaaaTAAAATTACGTATAGTGTTATAAAAGGCAAatcaaattttataaatttacaaTTTGAGTTATTCAGTATTTTAAATGTGAAAGCACaactaaataattatataacttttctaattaataaaattataaatcatTCTATAGAAAAgggaaatgaaaaaaattatattttaaaatattacgatacaaaaaaaaataaaaatttattattagagttaattaaaatattgttatataattatcaagaaagaaaaaaagaaaaaaaagaaaaagaaaaaaagaaaaaaaagggaaaGGGAAAGGGAAAGGGaaaggaaaaggaaaaggaaaaggaaaaggaaaaggaaaagaatACCCatattatgaataataaaaatgactATATATTATTAGATGATCGTAAAAAAGTGAATAAAAATAgtctaaataaaaaatacacaaatattaatagattaaataaaaaaaaaggaaataattttatgttttcagaggataataaaaatattaaaaatgaaaataaggaATGGTTTGTAGAAAAAACTAGTGTTTGTCTAGACAACAAatctaatgaaaatatagaaaaaaaaaacataggATGCGATTCAAAATATATGGATTCTAACCTTTTTTATGATTATATGAAACAATACTTTCTAAGTTCTGTTAGCGAAAAAAAAgcaataaagaaaataagcATTGAAGAAGagtataacaaaaaaaaatttaataatgatatttaTGATAAATCTTATTCATGTGTCagtttaaatgataaaattatatcaagtcattttattaaaaatgatgTTTACAATGAAAATAGAGGTATGGCATATAAgtcaaaagaaaattatataaatttcctTGAAAGAAAAAGTAACAAACAatctaataaatttaatggaATCATTTATAAGGAAATCAAAGTAGcatataatgaaatattttataaaaagttatataaaatttttaataaaaataagaaaaagcgtataaaaaatttaatttgcAAAAATCACatagaattatataatttaaattgcTATACCTGTAAGTTCATATATTCTATCAACAAAGTTTATTATAGGTTTAAACGTGTAAACATTAAAAAGCAACAAAATAATAGCAAGtgcatatataattataataaaattaataaatatcttAAGTTAAACCCTATTAAGTGGAAGAATGAGCATCTGCATAAGGAATATGATAATACAGAATcatataaatgtaaaaaaaaaaaaaaaaaagaaaagaaaggaacaaaaaataaattggaaaaaataaaaaaggaaaaagttTTTAGTAattatatagataaaaaagagaaaaagagAGGTATTttgaaagaagaaaaaaagaaaaaaaaagaaaataaaagggTTCACATAAATATTTGCAGtgatcaaaataaaaaaaaacattctgtaaaaaaatttgttaataataaaagtgatGAGCATGAAACAGTAGAAgcatatttaataaatttttgtaGGAATAATGATAGCATAATAGaagtaaatgaaaatataaatgaaaataatgatcTTAATTATAGTGAACTGGACGTATATATGGATGAATATAGAggaaatttagaaaatttatcCATGATTGATAATATTTCTGACTTGCAACCAATTCACTTAGCAACAAAAGAAGGAAACattgaattaataaaaaatattctaaaatCAGGAACAGATGTGAACAGTAAAACAAGAATAAGAAAATTTACTCCATTACACTTATCTGCATCAAAAGGAGACATGGAGTctctaaaatttttaattgataaTAATGCTGATATAAATGCTTTATCTTCTGACAATGAAACCCCTCTATGGTGTGCTTCTATATCTAATCATTTGAATGTTTGCAGatatttattagaaaatggtgctctattaaatttaaatttagatGAAAAATATGATTCTGCTTTACACGCTGCTTCTATGATGGGAAATTTCGAAATAGTAAAATTATTAACTGAAAATGGGGCCGATATTTCATGCTtagatttaaatttattggAACCAGTTCATTATGCTTCATTTGAAGGGCATAAGGGTAttgttaaatatttaatatgcCAACAAATTGAACaatcattaaataaaaaaatgaaggaaATTGTGAgtataatgaagaaatataacgtttatacaaaaaatttagaaatacattattatttaaaatttaaatctatttttaaaaaaagaataacaaGTAAAATATTATGCTGTGCAATAACATCtggaaattataaaattgttgatataattttaaaaaaaggagCAGATCCTAATTATTTTGATGTTCGTTTACAACTTTTCCCAATTCATGCTGCTTCCATAACTggtaatattaaaatatttaaaagtttAGTAAAAAGAGGagcaaatatatttatgaaaactAGCTGCAACAACTTACCAATTGATCTAACAGAAGATAATGAAATCAAACAATTTATTATGCAGCATtcaagaaaaattaatttaagaAATGCTTGGATTATTAGgctaaaaagaaaaaatcatATAATATCTCTTTTATCatatgatattttttattatctttgcacttttttttaa